A genomic window from Acinetobacter chinensis includes:
- a CDS encoding MetQ/NlpA family ABC transporter substrate-binding protein gives MKKLFSVLLSASVLTLSACGKQEAPKTEQAAASAGELTTVTLASSGSDTDIWNYIATLPETKQAGIELKVKNFTDYVSMNTAVANKEIDANAFQSYAYMVAYNDNNKDKVAPIATTYLEPMGIYSSKVKKVEDFATGATIAIPNDGANESRALLLLQSAGLVKLKADFDNVKGTPADITENKKNIVIKPIQMATAVRAKDEVDAIVLGNVLAMEGGLNVIRDSIYHEPIDQSTKMNVNIVAVADSRKNDPVLEKLGTLYHTPAVEKYIQEHFDGTKVDVNKPVSYLTESKQ, from the coding sequence ATGAAAAAGTTATTCAGCGTTTTGCTCAGCGCCTCTGTTCTGACTCTGTCAGCATGTGGTAAGCAGGAAGCCCCAAAAACTGAACAGGCAGCTGCATCTGCCGGTGAACTGACTACAGTTACCCTGGCATCAAGTGGTTCAGATACAGATATCTGGAACTACATCGCGACATTGCCTGAAACAAAACAGGCTGGTATTGAGCTGAAAGTTAAAAACTTTACTGACTATGTATCCATGAATACTGCCGTAGCGAATAAGGAAATTGATGCAAATGCATTCCAGTCCTACGCTTACATGGTTGCGTACAATGACAACAACAAAGATAAGGTTGCACCAATCGCAACGACATATCTTGAGCCAATGGGTATCTATTCAAGCAAAGTGAAAAAAGTTGAAGACTTTGCCACTGGCGCTACCATTGCGATTCCAAATGACGGTGCAAACGAATCCCGTGCGCTTTTATTATTACAGTCTGCAGGTCTGGTAAAATTGAAGGCTGACTTTGATAATGTAAAAGGCACACCTGCTGATATTACTGAAAATAAAAAGAATATTGTGATCAAACCGATTCAGATGGCTACAGCTGTCCGTGCTAAAGATGAAGTGGATGCCATTGTTCTGGGTAATGTGCTTGCAATGGAAGGTGGTCTGAACGTGATCCGTGACTCTATCTATCATGAGCCGATTGACCAGTCGACCAAAATGAATGTCAACATTGTCGCTGTTGCTGATTCACGTAAAAATGATCCTGTACTTGAGAAACTGGGAACGCTTTACCATACTCCTGCGGTTGAAAAATACATTCAGGAACATTTTGATGGTACAAAAGTGGATGTAAATAAACCTGTCAGCTATCTGACAGAATCAAAACAGTAA
- a CDS encoding methionine ABC transporter ATP-binding protein: MIEFKDISKHYELKGQTLRALDNINLTIPAGSIFGIIGYSGAGKSTLIRLINLLERPNSGQVIINQQDFTALNARSLRQERAGIGMIFQHFNLLQTKTVAANIEMPLKLLGVAKAEREKRLDELLEFIDLKHKKDAYPDELSGGQKQRVGIARALANHPKILLCDEATSALDPQTTKSVLELLKKINKEQGITIVMVTHEMDVIESVCDYVAVMEQGKVIETGTTLDIFSQPQHPTTKNFIQTVLQQQLPVSILNNLENQNHKSIYSLQFLGTSAQETVVQAAIKQFDISLNILFANMTEINGSVIGQMFIQLLGDPKIIKQTIAFFEQNGVKVEQPGVSA; the protein is encoded by the coding sequence ATGATTGAATTTAAAGACATTTCAAAACACTATGAGCTGAAAGGTCAGACCCTGCGCGCACTGGATAATATTAATCTAACGATTCCAGCCGGCAGTATTTTTGGCATTATTGGTTATAGTGGTGCCGGTAAAAGCACCTTAATCCGCCTGATTAATCTGCTTGAACGCCCAAACTCCGGTCAGGTGATTATTAATCAGCAGGATTTTACTGCGCTGAATGCACGTTCATTACGTCAGGAGCGTGCAGGAATCGGTATGATTTTCCAGCATTTCAACCTGTTGCAGACTAAAACGGTTGCGGCAAATATTGAAATGCCACTGAAACTGCTGGGTGTGGCTAAGGCTGAGCGCGAAAAACGCCTGGATGAGTTGCTTGAGTTCATTGACCTGAAGCACAAGAAAGATGCTTATCCTGATGAACTGTCTGGTGGGCAGAAGCAGCGTGTCGGTATTGCCCGAGCACTGGCAAATCATCCTAAAATTCTGCTTTGTGATGAAGCAACCTCTGCCCTTGATCCACAGACGACCAAGTCTGTTCTGGAATTATTGAAAAAAATCAATAAAGAGCAAGGAATCACCATCGTCATGGTCACCCATGAGATGGATGTGATTGAATCTGTCTGCGACTATGTGGCTGTCATGGAGCAAGGTAAAGTGATTGAAACAGGAACTACCCTGGATATTTTCAGTCAGCCACAGCATCCAACAACCAAAAATTTTATTCAGACTGTATTACAGCAGCAGCTGCCGGTCAGTATTCTGAATAATCTTGAAAATCAGAACCACAAAAGTATTTACAGCCTGCAGTTTCTTGGAACTTCAGCGCAGGAAACCGTTGTTCAGGCTGCCATCAAACAGTTTGATATCAGCCTGAATATTTTATTTGCCAACATGACTGAAATTAATGGTTCTGTAATTGGGCAAATGTTCATTCAGCTTTTAGGCGATCCTAAAATTATTAAACAGACCATTGCGTTCTTTGAACAGAATGGCGTCAAAGTTGAACAGCCAGGAGTCAGCGCATGA
- a CDS encoding methionine ABC transporter permease — translation MRDLFVQWLTEITAPYWHSPLSIDQFVTALQETFHMVFFAMLFGTLWGFIQAVILLVTRPEGIMPNRAVYHLLNPIVNALRSLPFIILLIAAIPLTKFLVGTSIGTWAAIVPLTIYVGPYIGRLIETSLLEVNAGIVESAQAMGASPLQIIFKFIIPEARSSLILNLTTATISLIGATAMAGAVGAGGIGDLAISYGYQRFDTSVVILTVIVLLILVQLVQSLGDWLSKIK, via the coding sequence ATGAGAGATCTGTTTGTTCAATGGCTGACTGAAATCACAGCTCCTTACTGGCACAGCCCGCTTTCAATCGATCAGTTTGTTACGGCTCTGCAGGAAACCTTTCACATGGTGTTTTTTGCCATGCTGTTCGGTACACTTTGGGGATTCATTCAGGCTGTTATTTTACTGGTGACCCGCCCTGAAGGCATTATGCCCAACCGAGCTGTCTATCATTTACTGAACCCGATTGTAAATGCCCTGCGTTCACTGCCATTTATTATTCTCCTGATCGCTGCGATTCCACTGACTAAATTCCTGGTGGGTACATCTATTGGAACATGGGCAGCCATTGTGCCATTAACGATTTATGTAGGACCCTATATTGGTCGTCTGATCGAGACTTCCCTGCTTGAAGTGAATGCAGGAATTGTAGAGTCTGCTCAGGCAATGGGTGCATCCCCGTTACAGATCATTTTTAAATTTATTATTCCGGAAGCACGCAGCTCTCTGATTTTAAATCTGACCACCGCAACCATCAGCCTGATCGGAGCAACTGCCATGGCAGGTGCTGTCGGAGCCGGTGGTATTGGTGATCTTGCTATTTCTTATGGTTATCAACGTTTTGATACCAGTGTTGTCATTCTGACAGTTATAGTCCTGCTGATCCTGGTTCAGTTGGTACAGAGTCTGGGTGACTGGTTGTCTAAAATCAAATAA
- the dnaE gene encoding DNA polymerase III subunit alpha produces the protein MQFVHLGIHTEFSITESIVRVPELIKTASSQSMPALAITDLSNLHAAVKFYNKCMGKGIKPIFGSTIRLNDAEHRATLLAMTNKGWRSLTEIVSRGYIEGQQLSIPCIQKDWILEQSDDIIVLLGMHSDVGKMLCSANPQKAEPLLEEWIHKFGNRVYLALTRTERPFEEDFIQEAVKLAAKYNIGVVAHNDVHFLTREDYEAHEARVCIADGYVLNDSRRPKTYSTEQYFKTAEEMIELFSDIPSAIENTVNIAKRCNVALRLGFNDLPDYPIPEGHTIDTFFAHISEEGLEERLNFLYPPEKRDEDWAEIRKPYDERLAYEINIINKMGFPGYFLIVMDFIGWSKNNGVPVGPGRGSGAGSLVAYSLKITDLDPLRYDLLFERFLNPERVSMPDFDVDFCIAGRDKVIDYVARHYGRDAVSQIATFGTMAAKGAIRDVARVLGKSYGLADRISKMIPTKPLGLTLEESIEAEPQLKDIVTNPSNPDNDDASEIWEMALKLEGITRNTGKHAGGVVIAPTKITDYSAVMCEADGTARVAQFDKDDVEAAGLVKFDFLGLRNLTVIEDAVQNINKRIQADQPLDIAHIPLDDVDAYLVFAEANTTAVFQFESVGMKKMLKEAKPSKFEEIIAFVSLYRPGPMDLIPDFIHRMHGGEFEYLHPLLEGVLEPTYGIMVYQEQVMQAAQFCAGYTLGGADLLRRAMGKKKVEEMEKQRATFIEGAALKDIDAKTANHIFDYMEKFAGYGFNKSHAAAYALVAYQTAWLKAHYPSEFMAAVMSSEMQNTDNIVFLIDDCRINGLEVLPPSVNMSFYQFHASDAQTIIYGLGAIKGVGEQAMQSVIDSRLHDGPFKDLFDFCHRVDLKKINKRTLEALIRAGALDCLGIERSSLMLQLPEAVQAADQARSNRETGIMDLFGEVEEVQRKPAKPVKPWSDEVRLKGEKDTLGLYLTGHPIDVYRPELKSFIPCRINELTPTRRGVTTVFAGLVVDVANFPNRMMITLDDGTARIEVSANHERFQRFKDILQNEKVVVIEGEIYEREGFDRPMGRLTKAFSLNEIRQKRACNIQIKLNHETVSRSLRKELQPILQPFCNVDMCTHIPVILQLDYPYASAQLHMGVQWNVAPLDDLLIKLRDYFGKESLHVEYQVKSKAAKAADHQQSRPAYIPPPPSDMSMDEAMDLYQTEEASQYS, from the coding sequence ATGCAGTTTGTACATCTTGGTATTCATACAGAGTTTTCGATTACGGAATCAATCGTACGTGTGCCTGAATTAATTAAAACTGCCTCCAGTCAATCCATGCCGGCTCTGGCGATTACAGACCTGTCAAACCTTCATGCTGCAGTCAAGTTCTATAATAAATGCATGGGCAAAGGGATTAAACCCATTTTCGGAAGTACCATCCGCCTGAATGATGCTGAACATCGGGCAACCCTACTTGCCATGACCAATAAAGGCTGGCGCAGTCTGACGGAAATCGTTTCCCGTGGTTATATTGAAGGACAGCAGCTTTCCATTCCATGCATTCAGAAAGACTGGATACTGGAACAGTCAGATGACATCATTGTACTGCTCGGTATGCACAGCGATGTCGGCAAAATGCTGTGCTCTGCCAATCCTCAGAAAGCTGAACCCTTACTTGAAGAATGGATTCATAAGTTTGGCAATCGGGTTTATCTGGCTTTAACCCGTACTGAGCGCCCGTTTGAAGAAGACTTTATTCAGGAAGCGGTGAAACTGGCAGCAAAATACAATATCGGTGTGGTTGCACATAACGATGTGCACTTCCTCACACGCGAGGACTACGAAGCGCATGAAGCCCGTGTCTGTATTGCTGATGGTTATGTACTGAATGACAGCCGTCGTCCAAAAACCTATAGTACAGAGCAGTATTTCAAAACAGCCGAGGAAATGATCGAGCTGTTTTCAGATATTCCAAGTGCTATAGAAAATACCGTCAATATTGCCAAGCGTTGTAATGTAGCACTCCGACTGGGCTTTAACGATTTACCTGATTATCCAATTCCTGAAGGTCATACCATTGACACCTTCTTTGCGCATATATCCGAAGAAGGTCTGGAAGAACGTTTAAATTTTCTGTATCCACCTGAAAAGCGTGATGAAGACTGGGCTGAAATCCGTAAGCCTTATGACGAGCGTCTGGCCTATGAAATTAACATCATTAATAAAATGGGCTTCCCAGGCTACTTCCTGATCGTCATGGACTTCATTGGCTGGTCTAAAAACAATGGTGTACCCGTTGGACCAGGTCGTGGTTCAGGTGCAGGTTCACTGGTGGCATACAGTCTGAAAATTACAGACCTTGATCCCTTACGTTATGACTTACTTTTCGAGCGTTTCTTAAACCCTGAACGTGTTTCGATGCCCGATTTCGACGTCGATTTCTGTATTGCAGGTCGTGATAAAGTCATTGACTACGTGGCACGTCACTATGGTCGGGATGCAGTCTCACAGATTGCAACATTCGGAACCATGGCGGCAAAAGGTGCAATTCGTGACGTTGCGCGTGTTCTAGGTAAATCTTATGGTCTGGCTGACCGTATTTCAAAAATGATTCCGACCAAGCCTTTAGGCTTAACCTTAGAGGAATCCATTGAAGCTGAGCCACAACTCAAAGACATTGTGACCAATCCTTCCAATCCAGATAATGATGATGCTTCTGAAATCTGGGAAATGGCACTCAAACTTGAAGGAATCACCCGAAACACCGGTAAGCACGCCGGTGGTGTGGTGATCGCACCGACCAAAATTACCGACTACTCTGCGGTCATGTGTGAAGCCGATGGTACTGCACGTGTTGCACAGTTCGATAAAGATGATGTTGAAGCAGCAGGTCTGGTTAAATTCGACTTCCTGGGTCTGCGTAACTTAACCGTGATTGAAGATGCGGTACAGAACATCAACAAACGGATTCAAGCCGATCAGCCTTTGGATATTGCGCATATTCCTCTGGATGATGTTGATGCCTACTTAGTTTTTGCTGAAGCAAATACCACAGCGGTATTCCAGTTTGAATCCGTCGGCATGAAAAAAATGCTGAAGGAAGCTAAACCAAGTAAGTTCGAAGAAATTATTGCATTCGTATCTTTATACCGACCAGGTCCAATGGATCTGATTCCTGACTTTATTCATCGTATGCATGGCGGCGAGTTTGAATATCTACATCCTTTGCTTGAAGGTGTGCTCGAACCGACCTATGGAATTATGGTTTATCAGGAACAGGTGATGCAGGCAGCACAGTTCTGTGCAGGCTACACACTGGGTGGCGCGGACTTACTCCGTCGTGCCATGGGTAAAAAGAAAGTCGAGGAAATGGAGAAACAGCGTGCAACCTTTATTGAAGGTGCTGCGCTCAAAGATATTGATGCAAAAACAGCGAACCATATTTTCGACTATATGGAAAAATTCGCAGGTTATGGTTTTAACAAATCACATGCGGCAGCTTATGCACTGGTTGCCTACCAGACTGCTTGGTTAAAAGCGCATTACCCTTCAGAGTTTATGGCTGCGGTCATGTCTTCAGAAATGCAGAATACGGACAACATTGTATTTCTGATTGATGACTGCCGGATCAATGGACTGGAAGTGCTTCCCCCTTCAGTCAATATGTCGTTCTACCAGTTCCATGCCAGCGATGCTCAGACCATTATCTATGGACTGGGTGCCATTAAAGGTGTGGGTGAACAGGCAATGCAGTCTGTGATTGACTCACGTCTGCATGATGGTCCATTTAAAGATCTGTTTGACTTCTGTCATCGGGTCGATCTGAAAAAAATCAACAAACGTACACTTGAAGCCCTGATCCGTGCAGGTGCGCTCGACTGTCTGGGCATTGAACGTTCAAGTCTGATGCTGCAGCTCCCAGAAGCTGTTCAGGCTGCTGACCAGGCACGTTCCAACCGCGAAACCGGAATCATGGATCTGTTTGGTGAAGTTGAAGAAGTTCAGCGTAAACCGGCAAAACCAGTCAAACCGTGGTCAGATGAAGTCCGTCTGAAAGGCGAAAAAGATACCCTGGGCTTATACCTGACAGGACATCCGATTGATGTATACCGCCCTGAACTTAAATCTTTCATTCCATGCCGTATCAATGAACTGACGCCGACCCGACGTGGTGTGACGACTGTCTTTGCAGGACTGGTGGTGGACGTTGCAAACTTCCCGAACCGGATGATGATCACCCTGGATGATGGCACAGCCCGTATTGAGGTTTCAGCCAATCACGAGCGCTTCCAGCGTTTCAAAGACATTCTGCAGAATGAAAAAGTCGTGGTGATTGAAGGTGAGATTTATGAGCGTGAAGGCTTTGACCGTCCTATGGGACGTCTGACCAAAGCATTCAGCCTGAATGAAATCCGCCAGAAACGTGCCTGCAACATTCAGATTAAACTGAATCATGAAACTGTTTCCAGATCACTGCGCAAGGAACTTCAGCCTATTTTGCAGCCATTCTGCAATGTCGATATGTGTACACATATACCTGTGATTTTACAGCTGGATTATCCCTATGCATCAGCCCAGTTACATATGGGTGTTCAATGGAATGTAGCACCACTCGATGACTTACTGATTAAACTTCGGGATTATTTCGGTAAGGAATCCCTGCATGTTGAATATCAGGTCAAATCCAAAGCAGCAAAAGCTGCGGATCATCAGCAAAGCAGACCTGCCTATATTCCCCCTCCTCCATCAGATATGAGTATGGATGAGGCAATGGATCTTTATCAGACTGAAGAAGCTTCTCAGTACTCCTGA
- a CDS encoding RNA methyltransferase: MSHQFDNAAVSAHLSHVRIVMVNTTLPANIGSALRAMKTMGLSKLVLVEPKTYPHPDIDALAAGAADLIEQIEIVPTLEEAIKDCHLVFGTSARSRTIPWPLLDARPAAEKSLQAVVQDKQEIAIIFGREDRGLTNEELAMANYHVTIPVNSDYGVLNVAQAIQVICYEMRMAALNFIDKIEDPEATMRVTEQESMHWDEPLVTHAQMDQFYPHIEKMLADIEFMDPQNPRLLPLRLRRLFGRIQLDKMEYHLLRGIFSRVQAMNDGTWKQSTKKSADKENQPDA; encoded by the coding sequence ATGAGTCATCAATTTGACAATGCTGCTGTCTCAGCACATCTCTCCCATGTGCGCATCGTTATGGTCAATACCACCCTGCCTGCCAACATCGGTAGTGCTCTGCGTGCAATGAAAACCATGGGCTTAAGTAAACTGGTGCTGGTTGAACCTAAAACATATCCGCATCCGGATATTGATGCGCTGGCAGCTGGCGCAGCAGATCTGATTGAACAGATAGAAATTGTACCAACCCTTGAAGAAGCCATTAAAGACTGCCACCTGGTGTTTGGCACCAGTGCGCGAAGTCGGACGATTCCATGGCCACTGCTCGATGCACGCCCTGCCGCTGAAAAATCCCTCCAGGCGGTGGTACAGGACAAACAGGAAATTGCGATTATTTTTGGTCGCGAAGACCGCGGTCTGACCAATGAAGAACTGGCTATGGCAAATTATCATGTCACTATTCCTGTCAATTCAGACTATGGTGTGCTGAATGTCGCTCAGGCGATCCAGGTGATTTGTTATGAAATGCGAATGGCGGCTTTAAATTTTATTGATAAAATTGAAGATCCTGAGGCAACCATGCGTGTGACTGAACAGGAATCCATGCACTGGGATGAACCATTGGTGACGCATGCACAGATGGATCAGTTTTATCCGCACATTGAAAAAATGCTCGCTGACATCGAATTTATGGACCCACAAAATCCAAGACTGTTACCATTACGCTTACGTCGTCTTTTTGGTCGTATCCAGCTGGACAAAATGGAATATCATTTACTTCGAGGCATATTCAGCAGAGTTCAGGCTATGAATGACGGAACCTGGAAACAGTCCACTAAAAAATCAGCAGATAAGGAGAATCAGCCAGATGCTTAA
- the cysE gene encoding serine O-acetyltransferase, whose amino-acid sequence MLKQLKEDIQAVFARDPAARNTLEVLTTYPGIHALMMHRLAHELWKKECKGSARLLSSFSRFATGIEIHPGAKIGRRFFIDHGMGVVIGETAEIGDDVTLYHGVTLGGTTWNTGKRHPTLEDGVVVGAGAKILGPFTVGKNAKVGSNAVVTKAVPADTTAVGNPARFISKDKPKDEAETRLRDYAESIGFQPYAATQDQSDPMLEGMRVLLDRIQHNEKRMNTLCQRLSLLDPTFKVQQQNEQPFSQEELKIIEDVRRECEAQSQQSKA is encoded by the coding sequence ATGCTTAAACAGCTCAAGGAAGATATACAGGCTGTATTTGCCCGTGATCCTGCGGCAAGAAATACACTGGAAGTACTGACGACCTATCCAGGTATTCATGCCTTAATGATGCATCGGTTAGCACATGAACTATGGAAAAAAGAATGTAAAGGCTCTGCCCGTCTGCTTTCATCTTTCAGTCGCTTCGCAACCGGTATTGAGATTCATCCTGGTGCAAAAATTGGACGCCGTTTTTTTATTGATCATGGTATGGGTGTGGTCATTGGGGAAACCGCTGAAATCGGTGATGATGTGACGCTTTATCACGGCGTTACACTGGGTGGCACGACATGGAACACCGGCAAACGTCATCCGACCCTTGAAGATGGTGTGGTTGTGGGCGCAGGTGCAAAAATCCTGGGGCCGTTCACTGTCGGTAAAAATGCAAAAGTCGGTTCCAATGCCGTTGTTACCAAAGCCGTTCCTGCCGACACCACCGCAGTTGGCAATCCAGCGCGCTTTATTTCCAAAGATAAACCGAAGGATGAGGCAGAAACACGTCTCCGCGATTATGCAGAAAGTATTGGCTTCCAGCCTTATGCCGCAACGCAGGACCAGTCTGATCCAATGCTTGAGGGTATGCGAGTGTTACTGGATCGTATTCAACATAATGAAAAACGTATGAATACGTTATGCCAGCGTTTATCGCTGCTTGACCCTACATTTAAAGTACAGCAGCAGAATGAACAGCCTTTCAGCCAGGAAGAGCTTAAAATCATTGAAGATGTCCGCCGTGAATGCGAAGCCCAGAGTCAGCAGTCTAAAGCCTGA
- a CDS encoding ABUW_2363 family tetratricopeptide repeat lipoprotein, producing MTLKPLAFAVVAATLLSACSSAPIKPNNTKKDPIVFTEPDITPPFYALNPFNYDAPPPFEINLQKAAAQPVTKMVVSKSDDPSKTLTLDVNRLIIPTVNSKERSLKFAALAGENEIDITEIDDFLQLVEGKARHYPPRFTERQERKGFEAKLKEVTQQLDTLASKDNASFDVLVRAFKASVMARNLDLGSVYTTKSLNYAQRILKINKEDAEANFWFGFGLSEGGGQREAIPYLDKAMKAGVQEAYLSAANNYIAMEQKKNAIQVLKNYKIKYPQEAEVADRLITEIEKQGRWNVWQVLNPPKAK from the coding sequence ATGACACTTAAGCCACTGGCATTTGCTGTAGTTGCTGCGACATTACTGTCTGCATGTAGCTCTGCACCGATCAAACCCAATAACACAAAAAAAGATCCAATCGTTTTTACTGAACCAGATATTACTCCACCATTTTATGCTTTAAATCCGTTTAATTACGATGCTCCACCTCCATTTGAAATCAACCTTCAGAAAGCGGCAGCTCAGCCTGTCACCAAAATGGTGGTGAGCAAATCAGATGACCCTTCAAAAACACTGACGCTGGATGTTAACCGTCTGATCATTCCTACTGTGAACAGCAAAGAACGCTCACTGAAATTTGCTGCTCTTGCAGGTGAAAATGAAATTGATATTACAGAAATAGATGATTTTCTTCAGCTTGTAGAAGGTAAAGCACGTCATTATCCACCACGTTTTACTGAACGTCAGGAACGTAAGGGTTTTGAAGCAAAACTCAAAGAAGTTACACAGCAGCTGGACACTCTGGCATCTAAAGACAATGCTTCATTTGATGTCTTAGTCCGTGCATTTAAAGCCAGTGTGATGGCACGTAACCTGGATTTAGGTTCTGTCTATACCACCAAGTCTCTGAACTATGCTCAGCGTATTCTGAAAATCAATAAAGAAGATGCTGAAGCAAACTTCTGGTTTGGTTTTGGTTTATCTGAAGGTGGTGGTCAGCGTGAAGCAATTCCTTACCTGGACAAAGCAATGAAAGCAGGTGTACAGGAAGCTTACCTTTCGGCTGCCAACAACTACATCGCAATGGAACAGAAAAAGAACGCCATTCAGGTACTGAAAAACTATAAAATCAAATACCCTCAGGAAGCTGAAGTTGCAGACCGTCTGATTACTGAAATTGAAAAACAGGGTCGCTGGAATGTCTGGCAGGTACTGAACCCACCTAAAGCAAAATAA
- a CDS encoding lipase family alpha/beta hydrolase, with protein MPNNMNKIICLSILYVSVLTGCQVVSVKNQAINVTISNERESILTRDKLSEASLNVLSMTGREAKSCSEKPDECVSSLKEIRQIQDEQLLSTASELYLSKALLLEKSSNCKISILTKHQSAEKQQIQQQLYNDCLDQSLTMLDKSIRYSYAYMFKTQRAPQDRIFDNRQVQIRDFYNLAIAKLVSTYTSRYKPTEVADTIVIGNSKYKIDFSKYPQLQGKKIEQMISSYNLNFSGLRSINRRDGFGSEFVVVLPHSTAQQHEKAQYIIDPLNHRYPGGLNPNIHQAQYLATTLTAEPARASTVDEILNNPEFEIKVYDPYKFEQISISGKSYPLAANFSTPYGLWLAETNLGKYAYLSLIDRDDRLTMPHLYMLEPYNPDKKVIVLVHGLASSPEAWIRLTNDIMGDKALREHYQVWQVFYSTNMPIIESRFQIYSVLTQAFGQLNNSESAKKDAVLIGHSMGGIISRLLVSDADVTDKAMNLMNNRQLNRYRKLPIVTQRMVMKDIPNFSRAIFVSAPHRGTEYADRWFTRAARKIIRLPGAFLSAIGDTLQNQNLDLKELVQQIDHGLIQNGPSDLSHASKFMELTADIMPYKGMTYHSIMGNITNSTDPDIMTDGIVPYKSAHLDQAVSEKIIKGGHSIQETPEAVLELRRILKLHLVQQGLYKE; from the coding sequence ATGCCAAATAACATGAATAAAATTATATGCCTAAGCATACTTTACGTTTCCGTACTGACAGGATGTCAGGTGGTCAGTGTTAAAAATCAGGCAATCAATGTCACGATCAGCAATGAACGTGAAAGTATCCTGACTCGGGATAAACTCAGTGAAGCTAGCCTCAATGTCCTCTCCATGACAGGCAGAGAAGCCAAAAGCTGTTCTGAAAAACCGGATGAATGTGTTTCATCATTAAAAGAAATCCGTCAGATTCAGGATGAGCAGCTGCTTTCAACTGCAAGTGAGTTATACCTGTCAAAAGCACTACTGCTTGAAAAATCTTCAAACTGTAAAATCAGCATACTCACGAAACATCAGTCTGCTGAAAAACAGCAGATACAGCAGCAGCTCTATAACGATTGCCTGGATCAATCCTTAACCATGCTGGATAAAAGTATCCGGTACAGTTATGCCTATATGTTTAAAACCCAGCGTGCTCCTCAGGATCGTATTTTTGATAACAGACAGGTACAGATTCGGGATTTTTATAACCTGGCGATTGCCAAACTGGTTTCCACTTATACCTCCCGCTATAAACCGACTGAAGTCGCTGACACCATCGTCATAGGAAACAGCAAATATAAAATAGACTTCAGCAAATACCCGCAGTTACAGGGCAAAAAAATTGAGCAAATGATTTCGAGTTACAACCTGAACTTTTCTGGTTTACGCTCCATTAACCGTCGGGATGGTTTTGGCTCAGAATTTGTAGTCGTACTTCCCCACAGTACAGCACAACAGCATGAAAAAGCTCAGTATATTATTGACCCTTTGAATCACAGATATCCTGGTGGACTCAACCCCAATATTCATCAGGCACAGTATCTGGCAACAACACTGACTGCAGAGCCTGCCCGGGCATCTACAGTGGATGAAATTTTAAATAACCCTGAATTTGAAATTAAAGTATACGATCCTTATAAATTTGAACAGATCAGCATTTCAGGAAAAAGCTATCCTCTTGCTGCCAACTTTTCCACACCTTATGGATTATGGCTGGCTGAAACCAATCTTGGGAAATATGCGTACTTAAGCCTGATAGACCGTGATGACAGACTGACCATGCCCCACCTCTATATGCTCGAACCCTATAATCCTGATAAAAAAGTGATCGTACTGGTTCATGGTCTTGCCAGCAGCCCAGAAGCCTGGATCAGACTGACCAACGATATCATGGGTGACAAAGCACTGCGGGAACATTATCAGGTGTGGCAGGTTTTCTATTCCACCAATATGCCAATTATTGAAAGCCGTTTTCAGATCTATTCTGTCCTGACACAAGCATTCGGTCAGCTGAACAATTCTGAATCTGCAAAAAAAGATGCCGTACTGATTGGTCACAGTATGGGCGGCATTATTTCAAGACTGCTGGTCAGTGATGCTGATGTAACCGATAAAGCAATGAACTTAATGAACAACAGACAGTTGAACCGTTATCGGAAGCTGCCTATTGTGACGCAGCGGATGGTTATGAAGGATATTCCAAACTTCAGCCGTGCAATATTTGTATCAGCTCCACACCGCGGTACTGAATATGCTGACCGCTGGTTTACCCGAGCTGCCCGAAAAATCATCCGTCTGCCTGGTGCATTTCTCTCTGCAATTGGAGATACCTTACAGAATCAGAACCTTGATTTAAAAGAACTGGTACAACAGATTGATCATGGTCTGATTCAGAATGGACCAAGTGACTTAAGTCATGCATCCAAATTTATGGAACTCACAGCTGATATCATGCCGTATAAAGGTATGACCTATCACTCCATTATGGGTAACATTACCAACAGTACTGATCCTGATATTATGACCGACGGCATTGTTCCCTATAAAAGTGCGCATCTGGATCAGGCGGTTTCTGAAAAAATCATTAAAGGTGGGCACTCCATTCAGGAAACACCCGAAGCTGTGCTTGAACTGCGCCGTATTTTAAAACTGCACCTGGTTCAGCAAGGTCTGTACAAAGAGTAA